In Gammaproteobacteria bacterium, the genomic stretch CTGGGTGGCGATGCCGTCCTGTGGATCCTGGAATTGCCGGCGCGCCCTGGTGTGGGTCGGACCGCCAAGATATACCGCGACGAAGAAGACGCGGTCAGGGCCTATGAAAACCTGTGTGTCGAACTTTCCACCAAGTACATCGATGCCTACCTGCCGCCGCAGAATGATGACGAATGACGCGGTCGATTGAACGGCTCGAAGCCTTCAATGCCGCGGCTCGACTCGGTTTCGAGCCTGTGTCAGGATAACCGCGGTGCACGGCAACTCAATAAGAACCACAAGCCTCAGGGGGCAGATCGATGAGTGAAGAGCGGCGGGACTTTCCCCGGGTGGAAACAGAACACTCGGTCGAGGTGGTCGACACGGATGGCGGCGTCTTCCCGACCCTTGCCCTGGACCTTTCGCTGACCGGCATGCAGTTGCTCTGCGACGAGCCGACGGCTTCGCGCCTGCTGCCGGAAGGCCCCCCTGATGCCGATGCGCCGAAGAGCGTGGAAATTCGCCTGCGCCTGCGCCTGCAGGACGGCACGCGCGCCAAGATCCGGGCCAATGCCTTGCTCGTTTCCTTGCGCAAGTCCGGACCGGACGATCAGCGAATCGGCGTCAAGTTCACCAATTTCCTGGGTGATGGCTACCATGCCCTGGAATCGTTCATAGACGAGTCCCTGCCCGACGACTGATCGCTATGCCCGGTCAGGAAGCTTTCCTGGCTGACATGTGTGCCTGCACGCGCGCCCGCTCTGCCCCTGAGCCGGACCTGGAGCCCGACGGATGAAATCACTGCTGTTCCTGTTGCTGTCCCTGCCCATGCTTGCCAGCGCGGCCAGTATCGAGCCGGCGTCCGAACGCCAGCATGGCGAGGGGCCTTTCGATCGTCTCGTGCTGAAGGGCGGCATCGTGGTCGACGGCACCGGTGCCCCGGCTTACGGGCCGGTCGATATCCTGGTTGAAAACGACAGGATCGTGTCCATCGGTGGCCAGTACGAGATAGATTCGCGCACCCGCCTGCTGGATGTCAGCGGTATGTACGTCCTTCCTGGATTCGTCGATATGCATGGCCATATCGGTGGTGTCGACCAGGGAACCCCCGCGGATTACGTAATGAAGCTCTGGATGGGTCATGGCATCACGACCATCCGTGACCCTGGTAGCGGCAACGGCCTGGATTTCGTGCTGGAGCACAAGCGCCGGAGCGCGGCCAATCGCATCACCGCGCCGCGCATCAAGGCTTACGTTTTCTTTGGCAGTGGTGAATCCGCACCGATCACCACCCCGGAGCAAGCCCGTGCCTGGGTGCGTCGCCAGGCAAAGGCTGGCGCTGATGGCGTGAAGCTGTTCGGCGCCCGGCCCGAGGTGCTGCAGGCAACGCTGGATGAGATCCGCAAGCAGGGATTGCGCTCCGCCATGCACCATGCCCAGCTCGGCGTGACCCGTGCCGATGTCATGGATACGGCGGAATGGGGCTTGACCACCATGGAGCACTGGTACGGGCTGCCCGAAGCGCTGTTCACGGATCGGACGGTTCAGGACTACCCGGCTGACTACAACTACATGAATGAATACCACCGCTTTGCCGAGGCCGGTCGCCTCTGGCAGCAGGCGGCCGCGCCGGGCAGCGAGCGCTGGGAAACGGTTCGCGATCGCCTGATAGCGCTCGATTTCACCCTCGACCCCACGTTCACGATCTACGAAGCCAATCGGGACCTGATGGCGCAGCGGCGAGCCGAATGGCATGACGAGTACACCCTGCCCTCGCTCTGGGAGTTTTTCCGTCCCAGCGCTGATTCGCATGGTTCCTACTGGTTCGACTGGTCCACGGCCGACGAAATTGCCTGGAAGGCCAATTTCCGTCGCTGGATGGACTTCGTGAATGACTACAAGAACCATGGGGGCCGCGTCACGGTTGGCTCGGACTCCGGCTATATCTACAAGATCTACGGATTCGGTTACATCCAGGAACTGGAATTGTTGCAGGAAGCCGGCTTCCACCCGCTGGAAGTGGTGCGGGCCGCGACCCTGCACGGCGCCGAGGCCATCGGCATGGCTGGCCAGGTGGGTTCGATCGAGCCCGGCAAGAAAGCCGATTTTGTCGTCGTTCCCGGCAACCCCCTCGGCAATTTCAAGCTGCTGTACGGCACCGGTGCCATCCAGCTGGATGACGAGGGCAATATCGTGCGGGCCGGCGGCGTTCGCTGGACCATCAAGGATGGCATCATCTACGACGCCCCGGCGTTGCTGGCCGAGGTCCGGACAATGGTGGCAAATGCCAAAAAAGAGGCCGGGATCACGGAATTGCGTCAGCCAGGCCTATAAAACAGTATTTTGAGCATGGTTTTGAGTGCCCAGCGGCTTTCGTCATATTGAAGGTCGACGCAGCAAGCAGTACGGTAAATTTCGTGCAGCTGCCGGGCTCTCGAGGAGGGATGCCATGATAAGGCTGTTTTCAAGACCCAAGCCGATATCGGAAATACTTGCAGTGGAAACGAGCAGCAGGAAACGGGAACAGGAAAGGCGGGTCAACCAGCGATTCGAGCTGCGAACGCCTGTCGAGTTTCGCGGCGATGACGACACCATTGCACATGGCGACATCACGGATGTTTCGCTTGCCGGCATGATGATCCGCTGCGACCGCACCGCCCTGCGTTCCATTGCCCCGAAATTCGACAAGACCACGCCGGACGAGGCGCCGCGCGTGAGGGCCTGCTTTGCCCTGCCCGCCGACTCTGTCGGGGAGATCGAGGTCGACTGCAAGGTCGTGCACATCCGGCGGTTCTCGCAATCGGAGTATTTCGTGCACCTCAACTACGAAAACTTCGCCGGCGCCAGTTATGACGAACTGCGGCATTACATCGAGACCCTGGTAGAACTGGGTGCCCGCCCTTCCTGAATCATTTCGCTTCAAATCACCTGGAGAGTCATCAATGCAAGTCTTGAATCGTATGCTGGCCATGGTTCTGTTCCTTGGCCTGCTGAGCGCGTGCGACAACGCGTCCGAATCCGACACTTCGTCGGATGCCAGCAAGGCAGGAACCTCGAACATGGCCGCGGATGCGCCCTACAGTGGCGACATGGACTACCTTGAAGACCGTCTCGACATTTATGCGTCTGTCACGCTGACGGCCGACACCTCGACGTTGTCTGCCAACCAGAAACAGATGATTCCGCTGCTGATCGAGGCATCGGAGATCATGGACGAGCTGTTCTGGCGCCAGGCCTGGGGTGACAAGCGCGCCTTGCTCAGCGGCATCGACAACGAGCGCGTGCAGCGCTTCGCGGAAATCAACTATGGCCCCTGGGACCGCCTCAATGGCGAACGCAGCTTCATCAACGAAGTCGGTGCAAAGCCCGAGGGCGCACAGTTCTATCCTGCCGACATGAGCAAGGAGGAATTCGAGGCCTGGGAACAGGAAGGCAAGCGCGGCCTGTATTCCTTCGTGCGCCGTGATGCCGAAGGGGCGTTGTACCTGGAGCCCTACCACGAGGCATTCACCGACGAACTGCGCGCTGCGGCGAACCTGCTTCGCGAAGCTGCCGAGCTCGCTGACGATCCGCAGTTTGCCGAGTACCTGCGCATGCGCGCCGATGCGTTCATGACCGACGACTACCAGCCCAGCGACATGGCCTGGATGGACATGAAGGACAATGCCATCGAGCTGGTAATCGGGCCGATCGAAACCTACGAGGATCGCCTCTTCGGGTATCGAGCTGCCTATGAATCCTATGTGCTGCTGAAGGACCTGGAATGGAGCGAGCGCCTGGCACGCTACGCGGCGTTCCTGCCCGAGCTGCAGGAAGGCCTGCCGGTTGCCGAAGAGTACAAGCAGGAAATGCCGGGCTCGGATGCCGACCTGAATGCCTATGACGTCGTTTTCTATGCCGGCCACAGCAATGCCGGTTCCAAGACCATCGCCATCAACCTGCCGAATGACGAGCAGGTTCAGCTGGAGAAAGGTACGCGTCGCCTGCAGCTCAAGAATGCCATGCGCGCCAAGTTCGATCGCATCCTGGTGCCGATTGCCGACGTGCTGATCACACCTGAGCAGCGCAAGCACATTACCTTCGATGCATTCTTTGCCAACACCATGTTCCATGAAGTGGCGCATGGCCTCGGCATCAAGAACACCATCGACGGTTCCGTTACGGTGCGTGAAGCGCTCAAGGAACATGCCAGCCCGATGGAAGAAGGCAAGGCCGACATCCTCGGCCTCTACATGATCACCGAGTTGCACAAGCGCGGCGAGCTTCCGGATACCGAGATGATGGACTACTACACCACGTTCCTCGCCGGCATCTTCCGCTCCACCCGTTTCGGGGCATCCAGCGCTCATGGCCAGGCCAACATGGTGCGATTCAACTTCTTCCGCGAAGCCGGTGCATTTGTTCTTGACGAACAGAACGGCACCTACGCCGTGGACTTCGACAACATGCAGCAGGCCGTGGAAGACCTGTCACGCCTGATCCTTACCCTGCAGGGCAATGGCGACTACGAAGGTGTCGACAAGTTGATGTCCGAGCAAGGCCAGGTTGGCGCTTCCCTGAAGGCGGCGCTGGACCGGCTGTCCGACAACGACATCCCGGTGGACATCGTTTTCGAGCAAGGCGTGGCCGAACTCGAACTTTGACATTCCGGTTCACCGGAACCAGGAAGGCCTGCCATTGCGGCAGGCCTTTTTTCTAGCGGCACGACATTTCGCTGCCTAGTTCAGTTCCGAAAGGTGCCCCTCCACCAGGATGCGGCCTTTGCGCGCATCGGTAAGGGCAAAATTCCTGTCGGGTTCGCGGTCGCCCAGGCTGAAGTTGGTGTAAGCCGGAAGCATGACCGGTGCGCGGAAGCTGCCTTCCAGCTTCATGCCATTCAGTTCGACTCCCCTCGCCTGCAGGATCGACAGGCAGCGAGCCAGCGAGAACATGCCATGCGCTATGGGTCGCTTGAATCCGAAGCGCTTGGCCAGGAAGCGGCTCAGGTGAATGGGATTCCAGTCTCCGGAGACGCGCGCATAGCGTCGCCCCATGTCTTCTTCGAACTGGAGGTGCAACAGCGGAACGAAATGCACGGCATCGCCCGATCGGCTGTGGCGCCGTGGCCGGGCACGCTTCTTCGGATCGGGTTTCAGGAAATCGATCTTCTCGTGCCAGACCCGCTCGGTGGCCTTCAGCACGTCGGTGAGCAAGGTGAATTCCCAGCCTCGATCGGTTTCGCGCGGTCCCTCTATCTTGCAGACCACGTCGTAGCTGCCATTGATCGGCATGTCGGCATGCCACTCGATGGATTGACCCATGTGCACGAGGCCGGCCAGCGAAAACGGGAAATGCTCGGAGTCCATCAGTTGCAACTGCAGGTGCGTTGCCATGATGTGCGGATAAATCGGTGGCACCAGGTCCGGAGGGCTGGCACCGCAAACCTGCTGGTAAGCCAGCATGTCATCCTGGGAGACTCGTCGGCCACGCTGGATGTAGACGACATCCGGCAAGGGAGCCGCGAGATCCGTGGATTCCTTTTTCAGTCCTAGGAACATCGACAGGTAGATCTGCCAGAGCGGTTTCAGGCGAATCGGCTCGATCACTTCCCCGCCGAGCTGGCTGCCCTTGATGGGTGGCTTGCTCATTGCGAGTCACCTTTCCGGACGGCTACCGCAAGCAGCTCCCGCTCGACTTCCGCAGGCATCAGCGCGAGTACGAGCTCGCGGGCTTCACGAATCCGTTTCAGAACCTTGTCACGTTGCTTGTCGGTCAAGGTTTCCTGCAATGCCAGGATCATTTCTATGCTTTGCTGGCGATTGTGCGTGGAGCGCTCGGCAAGCTCGGCAGGGAGATCGACACGATCGACCCAGGAGCGCTTCAGGAACGACTCGATTTCCTGCTGCCCGGCGTTGTCCAGCAACAGCTGGCCCAGGCCGTCATTGCGCGCTACCCGCCATGCCAGCCAGAGCGGACGATTGTCATGCATCCTGGCGACATGTGATCTGATGAGGCGCTTCTGTTCCTCGTTGAGCTCGCCGATCCACTCTTCCATGTCCTCGAATTCGTTTTCTTCACGTTCCTTGTCGCTGCGCTCCTCGGCAATGCGCTCGCGGTACTCCTGCTCCTTTTCTTCGAGCTTGCCGACGAAGTAGGCACGCTGGTCCTCGTCCAGGCCTGCCATGATCTCGGCAATTGCCGGCATGGTATCGCGCACGCCTTGCCGTAGCAGCTGTTCGCCTTCGTCGATACTGGCATCCAGCGACTCTGGTGTCAGGCCTGCCAGGAAGCGTTGTTCGACGCGCTCGGCAAAGGCGTAGTACAGCGGCAATTCGCGCACCTCGTGCTCGGCCTTGCGCGCCTTGAACAGCGCCAGCGCTTCCGATTCCTGGCGTGTGTTCAGGTAGAAATATTCGTCGGCAAATTCGACGGCCAGCCGTGGCGCCATGCTGTAGGCAAGTTCGACGGCGCCGCAAGCCGAAAGGGCCAGGACGCATGCAAGCAGCAGCGCACGCCATTGCGTGCGCAGACCGGGTTTGCTGCTTGGTGTCATGCCGTTCATGTCGTGTTATTCGATGCCTTC encodes the following:
- a CDS encoding MaoC/PaaZ C-terminal domain-containing protein, producing the protein MSKPPIKGSQLGGEVIEPIRLKPLWQIYLSMFLGLKKESTDLAAPLPDVVYIQRGRRVSQDDMLAYQQVCGASPPDLVPPIYPHIMATHLQLQLMDSEHFPFSLAGLVHMGQSIEWHADMPINGSYDVVCKIEGPRETDRGWEFTLLTDVLKATERVWHEKIDFLKPDPKKRARPRRHSRSGDAVHFVPLLHLQFEEDMGRRYARVSGDWNPIHLSRFLAKRFGFKRPIAHGMFSLARCLSILQARGVELNGMKLEGSFRAPVMLPAYTNFSLGDREPDRNFALTDARKGRILVEGHLSELN
- a CDS encoding amidohydrolase family protein, whose product is MKSLLFLLLSLPMLASAASIEPASERQHGEGPFDRLVLKGGIVVDGTGAPAYGPVDILVENDRIVSIGGQYEIDSRTRLLDVSGMYVLPGFVDMHGHIGGVDQGTPADYVMKLWMGHGITTIRDPGSGNGLDFVLEHKRRSAANRITAPRIKAYVFFGSGESAPITTPEQARAWVRRQAKAGADGVKLFGARPEVLQATLDEIRKQGLRSAMHHAQLGVTRADVMDTAEWGLTTMEHWYGLPEALFTDRTVQDYPADYNYMNEYHRFAEAGRLWQQAAAPGSERWETVRDRLIALDFTLDPTFTIYEANRDLMAQRRAEWHDEYTLPSLWEFFRPSADSHGSYWFDWSTADEIAWKANFRRWMDFVNDYKNHGGRVTVGSDSGYIYKIYGFGYIQELELLQEAGFHPLEVVRAATLHGAEAIGMAGQVGSIEPGKKADFVVVPGNPLGNFKLLYGTGAIQLDDEGNIVRAGGVRWTIKDGIIYDAPALLAEVRTMVANAKKEAGITELRQPGL
- a CDS encoding PilZ domain-containing protein, with amino-acid sequence MSEERRDFPRVETEHSVEVVDTDGGVFPTLALDLSLTGMQLLCDEPTASRLLPEGPPDADAPKSVEIRLRLRLQDGTRAKIRANALLVSLRKSGPDDQRIGVKFTNFLGDGYHALESFIDESLPDD
- a CDS encoding PilZ domain-containing protein — encoded protein: METSSRKREQERRVNQRFELRTPVEFRGDDDTIAHGDITDVSLAGMMIRCDRTALRSIAPKFDKTTPDEAPRVRACFALPADSVGEIEVDCKVVHIRRFSQSEYFVHLNYENFAGASYDELRHYIETLVELGARPS
- a CDS encoding Zn-dependent hydrolase; translated protein: MQVLNRMLAMVLFLGLLSACDNASESDTSSDASKAGTSNMAADAPYSGDMDYLEDRLDIYASVTLTADTSTLSANQKQMIPLLIEASEIMDELFWRQAWGDKRALLSGIDNERVQRFAEINYGPWDRLNGERSFINEVGAKPEGAQFYPADMSKEEFEAWEQEGKRGLYSFVRRDAEGALYLEPYHEAFTDELRAAANLLREAAELADDPQFAEYLRMRADAFMTDDYQPSDMAWMDMKDNAIELVIGPIETYEDRLFGYRAAYESYVLLKDLEWSERLARYAAFLPELQEGLPVAEEYKQEMPGSDADLNAYDVVFYAGHSNAGSKTIAINLPNDEQVQLEKGTRRLQLKNAMRAKFDRILVPIADVLITPEQRKHITFDAFFANTMFHEVAHGLGIKNTIDGSVTVREALKEHASPMEEGKADILGLYMITELHKRGELPDTEMMDYYTTFLAGIFRSTRFGASSAHGQANMVRFNFFREAGAFVLDEQNGTYAVDFDNMQQAVEDLSRLILTLQGNGDYEGVDKLMSEQGQVGASLKAALDRLSDNDIPVDIVFEQGVAELEL
- a CDS encoding DUF6279 family lipoprotein; amino-acid sequence: MNGMTPSSKPGLRTQWRALLLACVLALSACGAVELAYSMAPRLAVEFADEYFYLNTRQESEALALFKARKAEHEVRELPLYYAFAERVEQRFLAGLTPESLDASIDEGEQLLRQGVRDTMPAIAEIMAGLDEDQRAYFVGKLEEKEQEYRERIAEERSDKEREENEFEDMEEWIGELNEEQKRLIRSHVARMHDNRPLWLAWRVARNDGLGQLLLDNAGQQEIESFLKRSWVDRVDLPAELAERSTHNRQQSIEMILALQETLTDKQRDKVLKRIREARELVLALMPAEVERELLAVAVRKGDSQ